From the genome of Salvia splendens isolate huo1 chromosome 7, SspV2, whole genome shotgun sequence:
gtaatttcgtGTAGGAAAaaactcccacaaaataggtaacaaataaattaatcccacaagtaattgaaatGCATAAGGGGCGAAAATAATGAGGTctcaaagaaggaaagagtcaaatcctaattaaaataggatatggaaagatttggcaagatatggtaaaatttaattggattttaattcaaggaaagagataaacaagataccaattaaatctacaaaaataattcattctcctaattaataggagatttcaaaaatctcaagggatggccaaggggtcgaaaatcatgtagaatagcatagagataatttggtttgtatttaatttagataaatatcccaaagcaattaattaaatccaagaaagaaagtattatttccaataaataggagggccaaaaatttcaaataaaatggctagaacaatatgcatgatctcatttaattaaattcccacattggaaaatatatcacattattccacataactcatgacaactaatttcacataattaactcaattacatagaaattaaatttcataattgaatTTCCCAATCAACAtcctcattaataaaataaaataagtcacaAATTTTCGGGATGCTACAGATGGtgttctctttatttttttcatttgtttactttattttttatattaattgctTATGAGAGTAAGAGTTTAGGCCATATAGTTTCATACGAGAAAAtggtaatattttaaaaatgtataatctttagtaggagtataattttatggtgaataattatataaaatttttgtCTTCAAAGTGTCTTAGAATTTTGGTGTCTTAGAATTTTGGTGTATAGTTTCACTTGAGAAAATGTTGTTCTCTTTAACTTTTGTAAAAAGGTTATAAGgaaattaaatattctaatactattatttaaaatatatataaaaaaatttatatttcagTACCGGCTTGTTTATATTTCTGGTTCCGTCACTTGAGTACGTACGTTATCAATTGGGATCCACTATATATACGTATGCTATTATGAGACCATGTACTAACAAGTTTAGCTAGCTTTACCTTCCtacataataataaaacatcCAATTAAAACTACGACCATTTACACGGATCGACAAAAGCTCAATATGCAATGaaactttttcaattttttattatcaaaAAGTCTCAAACCACTAAAGTGGTGAGCAATGACAGACACAGGAAAAATAAATCGTAAGGTTAGATACAATACATaaacaataataattatataatattaagATCACTATTTTAAaacattaatattattaataatatctATAATAAATAGAAGTACTTTTTAAAACCCATTTATCACTACTAGAAAAATGGACTATCCTAACATTCAAGCAACCTCATATAGCCAAAACCCAAAAAAGCCATCATACATCAACACCTATGCAATTGAATGTCCTAAGTTTGATTTCTTGAATCGTTTCAAAAAATATGTGTGGTCAACAATATTATGAGATATTTGACTCTTCTTTATAAAACCGTAAAAAAGATGGAATTGTGTTACATTCATCAATGTTCCGAGATGTTGAACTTTTTTCAATAAAACTGCAACAAAAAAGGAATTGTGTTATTTATAAATCGTTTTAATTTCAAATCCATAGTAATTGTGTCATATGCTCTTTGTCAGTAGATTTGACCACTAATCGGGCGtagacgatgcatcgggcatcgtctgcatacccacagtggcggacgatggcgcgcccgaggtatcgggcggcctatcgtccgccccattgcggatgccctaatgttagttaaattgagaaatgaagaCATACCAGCACGTGGCAAACACGGGTAGAGGGCCGTCACATGGTCCTGTGTCGCCACGTGGACAAATTATATCCACCTGGTCGGTGAAAAACTGTAAATGCACAAGGTCGCTTCTTTTGTAGTGAAAAACTATCGTTGGTTAAAAACGCATTCTCAATGAAGAAAAAGCAAAGGTAAATAAAttcataacaaaattaataGTAGCACAGTTTAAATagactaaaaaaatatactcttaTATAATACTATTACAAAACAGTGTTTGGTGTAGGCTGATTACAAAAATACATAGACAGAgagaaaatgtcattttattgaCGGGTTTGAGGAATTAAACTTGTAGGATAGATCATACAAATATTAATGAATATAATATCtagataattatttttaaaaatatagttgtattttaatttaaatagtcTATTTTCTAACTTAAATatggatttttaaaaaatcacttTCATGTTATCAATTAtctagaaaaaataataaaaaaaatatgaaattatcgtaaataaaataaaatataaagataaTTATCTTTAATTAACATGTAACAAAGTAGTCCCAAGTATTTAGATAATTTCATGAACAAATTTGTTGAATATAGATTTAGAACACGTTTGCCTCTTTCTTTCCATCTCTAGTCTATTCGTCCCTTTGATAATCTGTATCTTCCATTTTAGCGGCGTGGGCTCTCGAAGGTCCGTGAATTAAGTTTTTTGGCATCACTCATCAAATCATGGGCCTATCCTTTCATTTTGTCCTTATAATCactatttgttttgttttatattttattgaCATCATTAATTATACcaattaattaagaaattaggaaataaattaataaaataagaaatcaaACTTTTGTTGTATTGCCTATAACAAAAGAATATTGTGAAATTTAAACTCTATGGAATCACTGATAATGATCAGCATCACTACTCCTGCACCAGACTATTGCAAGTGTGATCTCTCGAATCGTTGCGTGAAATTCAAAACATTCTTGAATATTGGACTTTATCACATAAAACTGCAATAAATATGGAATTGCGTTACATTTTTAAATCGTTTAATATTTACAATCCAAAGTAAGGTTGTTATGGGCAGTGATAATCGTACATAATTGTACGTACAtaatcaaacttttttttttaacattttacattgaaaatcgatttataaatattaatggatttaaaataaatttcatactaatcattttgtaacactttgaaaaataattgaaattttaacttaaatatttatatatttaagtaAAAGCTTATTTTCTTTactaaatattatataattaattcaaatcaagTTTAAAATGATTTTACATTTTGacataaaattttttatttgggcCACTAATGAATAAAGCAAGAGATTCAAAAACATTGCCAACAAGGCATGGAGAGGGACGTGTGTTCTCACACACACGTGGCAATCACCGGCAACATGTTCCTGGGCGCCACGTGAAAAAATTCAAACCCACAATTGGCCGGTGAAAAATATGCACAAGGCCGGTTATAGTTATCTAAATACTGTGAATTCGTAACAAAAATTAACTGTCATTCTAGTGTTGCATATTCCTGTTAGACAATATTTACTATATGTAGTAACtcatttttattgatatttcattattaaattaaagttaaaattcacacacttTAAACCATTttaatccatttttttattgCTGATCCCAGATGAGACAATTATTAGTGAGAGAGAAGATTATAGTTGGAACAATTTTAGAATTTCATTCTAAAAACAtccatatattcatatatatgcAAGAAACAATTATAAGATCGAGAGTTTTATCTCGATCCCATGCACAAAAATGTGTGTATATTGATACATTATGCTATATATATGATTATATcctataattaaaatcttagaAATTCCAAAGCCCGTGATAGTAACTCCCCTCTTCATCTTCATAAACCCTAGCTCCATAATGTGGATCCACATGCATTTCACCGGGCTCCACAAAAGGCCCGAAGCCCGAATCACAGCCCTCATTCGGCtcacaattcatgtccaacATCTTCCAAAACGACCCATCAACCAAGTCCACCAGCCCGGCCCGGTCCACATCGCCCGAGTCCCGGGCCTCGACTCCCGCGGCAGCATGTACTGTGCACAGGCCGCCGCGGTAGCTATTCCCGTAGTCCTGCGCCGCCCCTGCGATCTCGGGCGGGGAAAGGGCCCGCCCGCCCGGGATGTCCGGCGGCGGCTCATCCGGGAAGTTGAAGTTGGCGGAGGGGCCGCGGAGGCAGAAGAGGGCGGCGTCGAAGGCCCGCGCCGCTTTCTCCGCCGTGTCGTAGGACCCGAGCCATATCCGCTCCCGGCTGTTCGGGAGGCGTATCTCGGAGACGTACTTCCCCCACTTCCGCTTCCGCACGCCTCGGAacttcgccgccgccgccgtgtCGGACATCTTAAATAATTCTCCGCCGCAGGTATGTTATGTTATTTGAGTTAAGTACTACTTACACATTCACTCTGCACTGatggtgaagcgtcttaccaatTGAGCTCCATATAGTTAAAATTGCAACGAgtatagtatttaattatttatagtagCTACTTGTAAGTCCCCAAAATATTGAGAACTGCGTGGAATAGAGTGTATGTGATTGTTAATTTGTGTGGGTGCATGCATGTATACTTATATATATAGTCatatagagatagagatagagatagagattgAGATAGTAGAGAGAGGGGGGGAGAGACAACATGATGTGGAACCCAAACATACGGGTAACAAAACATATGTCAAAATCGAAATGTTGGAGCGCGTTGACCAGGCGTTTCGATGATACTGAGGAATGATTGGAAAGCACAAAAATGAATATACACGTgtgaaaaataatatttctaATTTTGGGGAAATTGTAGTTATTTTGTACACTATAACGTTTTCTATCTCGATTGGAGCTCGATTTGATTAACAATTGCAATTTTTATGTATTCTAACTGGATTTGTAAAAACTTTTtattatggagtatattatatgTCTAATAATGTGTATAGAGAGAATGGATCGTATAAATTTGAAGCTTTTGGAGTATAAATGGGTTATTCAATTTTATACGTTTATCTTGTAAGAAATGTGAAAACGTGTTTTAAATATTTGGAGGACGTTTAAGTTGATGGATGTGATAGGTAATATTGGTAGGATAAGAATAAGatataattgaattatttagtATTATATACTAGTTATGTGTCTGGATTGATTTATTATAGCGTATGATAAATTGAAGGACTGTTAATTACCAAAAAATATGATTGTTTTTATAATCATGCAAAAATGcataaattaagaaataaaattaatctttaagtttattttggaaaatttaTATTATAGATTTGAGAATGATTAAATAATCATCATAACGATAAAATAATCATCAAATTTGTGTGAGTAGATATGTATACCCGATACCCATCGCATGTCAAATAAAAGGAATTAATTTAAAGAATGTCTTTATTATTTGTTAGgacttttttatataaaaataaatttctattgGGCTAAACATGTCAAGGATTTCTACTTAAAACTGACAACGAATTATCTAAGTGCCTTTGGTATAGATTAATTCTATGTTTTAGAATGTagacactaaaaaaatattcaattatttaaGTAGACTTTTGTACATTGTCAATGGATAACATAATATAACTTTGGGATATAAAAAGATTTGATAACAATAGTGACCACAAAAGTTATATCCATGTAGTAAAATATTAATTGGAATTATCAGTTACTCCACTTAACTGTTGCCCATAAAACAATTTGGgccaattatttttttatttatttggacaAAGCTTCTAGAATGGTATGTTAGAGAGGGACGCGGGGGTGTATTGGTTCACATTTGGTACTCATACCATATGTTCTCACTTACAAGTAACATAACAAAGGTTATTTATGTAATCTCATTTTTGGTAGTTATATGGTCCCATGatcatcaattataaaataggGACTTGAccaagagtttttttttttttggttcgAAGAGAAATATTCATCTAGAAGAATTGAAATATTTGACTTTTTCTTtggaaacacacacacatatatgaACCTTTATTTTATAATCATGCATGTTTCTTTTACAATAGTACTCTTTGAGCTCATTTCCTACGTACGTATGATAATGACGATTATAATATTGAAGATACAATTATTTAcattgaatttatttgaataataataaaagtttAGGAcgtaaaaaataatactccgttAACCATAAAATTATTCACTAAattttagtagtatttttttatgacACTTTCGTTTGGGCCTTATTTTTAGTTGGGATACCGAATTGAAGATGTTTTTATAGTGTAGGTGGTGTATCTAGAAACATAAATTAGACCACAATTTTGTAGGCGTTAAATCTTAAAATTCCATGGTCCATATTTGATTTTAGTTACCATATATAGTAAGATTTAATAaccaatattttttatttgactttTGTATTAAGTCGTACATAAGCGTGCTTTTATATGGGGTATTATATTATTGATTAATATGCGTTCGAAGATTGACCTTCTcaaaatatattagtagtataagTAATGTGTGTTCGAAGGCTGACCTTTTGCAAAATGATAATCTTCTATAGTCAACAAATAATTAGTCGGAtactttcacacacacaaataATTCCTAGTCTTTATTAATTCACATTAAAAATATCAAGAgtttgatttatgtttcaaatttCTTTTTTGAGGTAAATATTCTAACATACTCCATGTCGCATCCAGTTAGAATTGTCGTTATTAATTCACACATTAAAAATACCAAGagttgatttatgtttcaaatttcatttttaacaaataaaaaacaactaTTTCAactttcataaataaataaataaatatatgaccATTTGTGATGTAACGAGTACTAGACaagaagaataaaaatataaatcaaaatattattttataacaGTCCGACTGTAGGTGACATCAATGACAATAGaacttatttaaaattattttaaaaattcctGAGTGCCCACATTAATGTTGGGCATGCAAATATTAATTTGATCATGCTACAAAAACACAATCAAAATCTTGCTCAATTCAGCCAGTCTCCATCCACTCCATCAGTTTCCTCAATCTCCAAGCTGCATTTTTAACAAATATTATGATGAAATTAATTGAAGTATCAATTTAGAAATAGGCACAATAAATACGAAATAAAAGATATTTTGACACCGAAACAAATTACGAAATAAATAACTGAAAcgcataaattcagaaaattttaaatttccaccataagataaaataattaagaaaatcaCACCATATTATTTACTctacttaattaaaaatatttctaGGAATTAAAATTGTGttctgtgtgtatttttttagccttcaaaatattattactataatCCACTTTGTCATACTGTAGtagtgtatttatttatttatttatttttacagCAGATAAGTCATTACAGATTCACatcttctaaaaataaaataaaataaaataaaaatatgtacaatGTTAATTAGAGTTCTAGATATTAAccagacgaaaatgaaaaaaaatagcaCAACAACATATTTATAATGTTGATAGTACTGTACTATAGTTTATACAAATTCATAGTATCATCATTGACACTCCTCTGACCTCTTCTATAGTTCCAAATAAAACACCACATTTACTCAAAATTTCCTAATATTAGAGTCCCAAACTAAGAAAGTAAACTTGCAATAACACTGGATTCTTGGGTAagaaatttaaatcaaattaagaTAAAAGCACTGATCAAACTCATCCATGACCATTCTTATCCCACAAATAATCATAACAATCAAActtaacaaaataaacaaacaaacaattaattatgcatttcaaaaaaaaaaaaaaaacttacccAGGCAAAGCAGAATCCTGTTGCAGATCCACCTCGCATTGCTTCTCCACTCCACAGCCGCTTTCCTCATCGTCCGCCATTTCCTCATCGATCTCGTCTTCATCAATCTCAACCGGCGGCGCGCCGTCGATGTAAACCTTATACGGCTTGCCGACGAACGCCTCCACGTCCAGCTTCAGCCCCAGCCCCATCCACGGCACCTCGAAGTCGTGAAACCCCGcatccggcggcggcggcgatggcGTCAGCATCACCGCCGGCCAGGGGGAGAAGCAGTGGGGGCAAATCCAACTGCGATTACTCGCGTAGGGATACATGCCTTGCAGCAGCGGGGGCGATTTGGAGGCGCTGGCTCTCGTAAAATCGAGCCTTCGCGGCTCGATTTTTGGCTTCGGCTGGATCGCGTAGGGATACATGCCTTGCAGCAGGGGCAATTTGGAGGCGCTGGCTCTCGAAAAATCGAGGCTTCGCGGCTCCATTTTTGGCTGGATCGCGGTGGCGCGGTG
Proteins encoded in this window:
- the LOC121741629 gene encoding ethylene-responsive transcription factor ERF017-like; protein product: MSDTAAAAKFRGVRKRKWGKYVSEIRLPNSRERIWLGSYDTAEKAARAFDAALFCLRGPSANFNFPDEPPPDIPGGRALSPPEIAGAAQDYGNSYRGGLCTVHAAAGVEARDSGDVDRAGLVDLVDGSFWKMLDMNCEPNEGCDSGFGPFVEPGEMHVDPHYGARVYEDEEGSYYHGLWNF
- the LOC121741630 gene encoding uncharacterized protein LOC121741630 codes for the protein MKRSFHKKEENDDVAENASNQTVPQIESPPLSPPPPPPPARRLRRRLLARMPYQQKHLNVAEARREIVAALKHHRATAIQPKMEPRSLDFSRASASKLPLLQGMYPYAIQPKPKIEPRRLDFTRASASKSPPLLQGMYPYASNRSWICPHCFSPWPAVMLTPSPPPPDAGFHDFEVPWMGLGLKLDVEAFVGKPYKVYIDGAPPVEIDEDEIDEEMADDEESGCGVEKQCEVDLQQDSALPGLEIEETDGVDGDWLN